A window of Castanea sativa cultivar Marrone di Chiusa Pesio chromosome 1, ASM4071231v1 contains these coding sequences:
- the LOC142642662 gene encoding RING-H2 finger protein ATL13, which produces MDKVFLEINERSFLAPSQHYYPYETPQPPTTPNTQSDPFNLNNKVSPSILLIIIILAIIFFLSGLLHLLVRFLLRPTNRDPDDLESVTALQGQLQQLFHLHDAGVDQSFIDTLPVFHYKAIIGLKNPFDCAVCLCEFEPEDKLRLLPKCSHAFHMECIDTWLLSHSTCPLCRASLLPDFSPNHNCSPIVLVLESGSESSREIVSEAALGRTSSLGVSNPHMSFRCDNDHLGSTRIDKSCEFETKEDANDSPTVIVDSEEKVVPVKLGKFRNVDGGEGSTSSNNNVDARRCFSMGSFAYVMDDNSSLQVPIRSTPMKKQSSKKPNLPLTPGHRAAMSECDCESRREFRFNGLESIRSVENHGSASISNINGNGNAVGRSKRESFSISKIWLRGKQEKPNAAADASRRAVSFRFPLHHNVVAGEDLKGKNVNSGSRRALSEIDIERWKHGGSELDCDEERQSCNSLDSQPNAPSFARRTLLWLMGGKQNKVVHSSTDPNV; this is translated from the coding sequence ATGGACAAGGTTTTCTTAGAAATCAATGAAAGGAGCTTCCTTGCACCCTCACAACACTATTACCCTTATGAGACACCGCAACCTCCAACAACACCCAATACTCAGTCTGATCCTTTCAATTTGAACAACAAGGTCAGTCCAAGTATACTTCTCATCATTATAATTCTTgctatcattttctttctttctggtTTGCTTCACCTTCTTGTTAGATTCCTTTTGAGACCTACAAATAGAGACCCAGATGATTTGGAGAGTGTGACTGCTCTTCAAGGCCAATTACAGCAACTCTTTCATCTTCATGATGCTGGGGTTGACCAGTCCTTTATAGACACTCTCCCTGTGTTTCATTACAAAGCCATTATAGGATTGAAAAACCCGTTTGACTGTGCTGTCTGTCTGTGTGAGTTTGAGCCTGAAGACAAGCTCAGATTGTTGCCAAAATGTAGTCATGCCTTTCACATGGAGTGTATAGACACATGGCTCTTGTCCCACTCCACTTGTCCACTCTGTAGAGCTAGCTTGCTCCCAGATTTCTCTCCAAACCACAATTGTTCTCCCATTGTACTTGTTCTTGAATCTGGAAGTGAGAGCTCCAGAGAGATTGTCTCAGAGGCTGCTCTTGGCAGAACCAGCTCCCTTGGAGTATCCAATCCCCATATGTCTTTTCGTTGTGACAATGATCATTTGGGGTCTACCAGAATAGACAAATCCTGTGAATTTGAAACAAAAGAGGATGCCAATGATAGCCCAACAGTAATAGTGGACTCAGAGGAAAAAGTAGTGCCAGTTAAGCTTGGCAAGTTCAGGAATGTGGATGGTGGTGAAGGCAGTACTAGTAGCAACAACAATGTGGATGCAAGAAGGTGCTTCTCTATGGGGTCATTTGCGTATGTAATGGATGACAATTCTTCATTGCAAGTGCCCATTAGAAGCACCCCAATGAAGAAGCAGTCAAGTAAGAAGCCTAATTTGCCATTAACACCTGGCCATAGAGCAGCAATGTCTGAATGTGACTGTGAATCCAGAAGAGAATTCAGGTTCAATGGGCTTGAATCAATCAGAAGTGTTGAAAATCATGGAAGTGCTAGCATTAGCAATATTAATGGCAATGGCAATGCTGTTGGGAGGAGCAAAAGAGAGAGCTTTTCTATATCAAAGATTTGGCTAAGGGGAAAGCAAGAGAAGCCTAATGCAGCTGCTGATGCATCAAGGCGAGCCGTTTCTTTTCGGTTTCCATTGCACCACAATGTTGTAGCCGGTGAAGATTTGAAGGGCAAGAATGTGAACAGTGGTTCAAGGAGGGCTCTATCTGAAATTGACATTGAGAGGTGGAAGCATGGAGGGAGTGAATTGGATTGTGATGAGGAAAGGCAGAGCTGTAACAGTTTGGATTCTCAACCAAATGCACCATCTTTTGCAAGGAGGACATTGCTTTGGCTTATGGGAGGAAAACAGAATAAGGTTGTTCACTCATCCACAGATCCCAATGTTTAG